GATATAAATTAAGTGAGTCAAAGGTAATAGCTTCTTTCAAAAGAAGCAGATTTTTTTTATCCACAGTTTTCAAGAATGCAAAAGATATATTTTATAAAGGTGAATTAACAAAATCTATAAAAATCGATCAGGAGCGGTTAACAGAATACTTTATAGGTGTCGGATATGCTCTTTATAGACATGAATTTAAAAAGAACTTTGTAGGAAATTGGTATGTTCATACAGATTTCCAAAGCAAGGACGAAACGACTTCATCATCTTTAAAATCTTGGGAATTAGATAATAGAATAAAACTTCGAAGCTATAATTTTCCGGCGAGCTCCACAAAAAATCCTGAAATTTTTCAATATTCATACATCGAGAAAAATAACGAAATTTATTTTAAACTTATTTATTATGAAAATGCTTGCGTCTACTTATGTACTATTTCTTGAATACTAAGTTTGATTTTCAAACAAGAAGACAGAACATACATTCAAGGAAGTTAGGGTTACACATGGACTTTCGGAACATGGTAGAGTTCTTTTTTGCCTTTTTTGAATACTATTTCGGCCCCGAGTGCTTCAATTACACTTATCAAGCTATTGAAAGTAGGGTTGTCTCTTTTTCCTGACTTAATATCTTGAATTACGGTTGGGGATAGATTGGTCTTTTCCGCAAGCTCTCGCACAGATATATGTTCTTGTTCCATAAGTTCGCTTATCATTTCAGAAAGATAAAACTCGTTATACTTCTTTTCGAAAGATTTTCGCCTTTGAGGGTCTTGCATAATTCTGTCGAAAGTAGATTTACTTTTCATAATATGTTCCTGCATCAATCCTTTCTAAATAATCTTTCCGAAACGCTTTCGCTCTATCTTTTTCATGTGCGGGCAATTTATCTTGTCTCTTTAGAAATCCATTCGTGACTATTATTTTCTTACCCACGGAGAAAAAACAAAGGAATCTATTCGGTTTCGGCTTAAAGGCGAAAATCTTATCACCTTCATTTCGGAACTTTTGTTCGTTAAATATCTTTCCGGAATCTCCCATTTTCTTAACGAGTACAAGAAAGTCATCTTGCTCGTCGATTGTAAGGCTCTCAAAGAATTCCATAGATATGGACTTTGAGTTTTTATCAAAGTACCACTCGATCGAAAAAGCCGGACCTTTATAG
This DNA window, taken from Leptospira sanjuanensis, encodes the following:
- a CDS encoding type II toxin-antitoxin system RelE/ParE family toxin, which encodes MKETSEYLIYKGPAFSIEWYFDKNSKSISMEFFESLTIDEQDDFLVLVKKMGDSGKIFNEQKFRNEGDKIFAFKPKPNRFLCFFSVGKKIIVTNGFLKRQDKLPAHEKDRAKAFRKDYLERIDAGTYYEK
- a CDS encoding helix-turn-helix domain-containing protein — protein: MKSKSTFDRIMQDPQRRKSFEKKYNEFYLSEMISELMEQEHISVRELAEKTNLSPTVIQDIKSGKRDNPTFNSLISVIEALGAEIVFKKGKKELYHVPKVHV